From Triticum aestivum cultivar Chinese Spring chromosome 7B, IWGSC CS RefSeq v2.1, whole genome shotgun sequence:
GACATTCAACTGAGAAATAGACAAGAAAACATCTGCTTGGAAAAAATTACTCTTTGTGTACTTCACTTCTCAAATTCATGCAGCCAGATCATCCATCATTTTAGGAGTGTTACATGGGAGGTGCTGTGCTGCATGCCATGTGATCTGATGGACAAGTCTCTGAGCAAAAAAAGGGGAATGTTTCCGGTTCATTCCATTTTGAAACATCAGTCTTTCCGTGAAAAAAAGATTGTGGATTTGACATGCAATGGTGGGTGCTTGAGTGTAGGGTTTACCTCTGTGTCACATATCTTTTGTGTGTCATTTGACAATTCATTAATCTCAACAATAAGCTTTAAATGACAAGATTTCAGGAAAACAGGGTGATATTTCTTTGGAGGGATTGATTTTACAAATCAGTTGGTACTAGAATTCTTTTTATATTTTTGTGCTGCTGCTTGCGTTTCACGCAGTAATTCTCCACATGGGATATTGGCTGGGAGGGAACATACATCCTATAGCTGCATTTGTACACATCTATGTGTAGTTGTGCACATTATCTGTGCACTCAGAATGAAAGTTGGATTATTTCAGTCATGTTTGTCTATTAAGACCATCAGACAAGGATTCAGTGCATGCCATTTGTCAGCAACACTGCCGCGACATCCAGCCTTGTAACATGTCACTTTGTCAACCAATAACCAACCATATTGTTTATGCGTTTGTGGTTTTGCATGCAATACCAAAGTTGGTGATTATAATTATGTTCACTAGATATTATTATTGTGTATATTGATCTCATCTTCTTGTGATACTAATGTGCATCTTTTCAGGTACACCCTGTGCTAATGCTGATTGGATTGGTAGTCCTGAATGGCGAAGGTCAGTGATATCGACGAAAACACTTTGGTTTCAGAACAGCCTTGTTATTGTGGCATATATTTTTTTGTATGGACTCACTCAATTTCATGCCAAATGTGTTGCTTTGGCTATTTCTGGCATGTGCATAATATTTTAGATGTATGAAATACATACCGTTCCATAGTATTCCAACTAGACTAAGCTGTCATTGTATCTTATATCTTGGTTAATTATATGTAGAAAGTATGTTATGTAGCTAATGATATGGATTCTCGGCATGCTGGAAATGATTCTAACCAAGTTTGGTCACATAGTATACTTCTGAAATATAAGGAAACACCGCAAAGCAAAACTAATAGCATACTTTACCTATTTATGTCTGAAACCCAATCCAATTCGTAGCCAGATTCGGATAGACTGAAACTCCAAAGTAAGTAGTCTCATTTGTTTGAATAGTAAAATCTGAATTGACACCTAGCAGATACAACCCCAAGACCAGGTTTGGGGACCAGACCATTAGAGTTGAATTCAGTTATTTAATTTGTATCGGGTGTACATCTTATAAATTCTTGTTGATATGGTGCTTCATGCAGCTCTTTTGGCGTACAAGACAGTGCCAGGAACCAAGAAACTGAAGAAGTTAGTACACATTACATTGCAGTTCCTTGCCATGTTTTTGAGTCTAGTTGGCCTCTGGGCTGTCTGGAAGTTCCACGATGAAAAAGAAATTGACCACTTGTACACACTCCACTCCTGGTTGGGCCTTTCTTGCATCATCATCTTCAGCTTGCAGGTAGAGAAGAGATGGTATCTCATGTGCAGTCATGATGTTTTCGTTATTAAATTGTTTAGAGATAAAGAGGTCTTATATAATTTATTCTCCTCCCCGTCATGGATTCTCCACAGTGGGCTGCTGGTTTTTTGACCTTCTGGTACCCTGGAGGATCGAGAAGCGACAGAGCGTCCCTGCTCCCCTGGCATGTGTTCTTGGGTGTATTTCTCTATGTTCTTGCCATCGCCACAAGCGTGACTGGACTTCTGGAGAAGTCAATCTTCATGCAGAGTGCAAAAATGATCGGGCGCTTCTCCACAGAAGCGATGCTGATGAACTCACTGGGGATGATGCTGATACTACTAGGAGCTCTTGTTATTCTTGCTATTTTTAACCCTGGAGCTGGCAAGATTGACACGTACCGAGGTTCTTCAGAGTGAGAGGGAATGGAAGGGAAATGGGAGTGTCTTGTTCTTGGGCTGCAGCTAGTCATAAACTACACCTTTCTTGCTTCAACCTAGGAAATTTTATATGTATGTGTCATTGCCCTCTGGGCTGTTATTTATTTTTAATCTGCGAATTGAACGATTAACCCTGTTCCCGTCAGGAACTGTTTCCCTATCCATTCTTGTGGCAAACTGATCAGTCAAGCTGACACAAATTACAAATGAGGATGTCTTTTGGAGGTGACACTACCAGGATAGCAAGATTATTTGTTGGAATATGAGAAAGAACTGGTTGCAGTAGTCTCTAATTGTCTCCAGAGAcgtctccccgatccagatccagcaccccctcctccccctctTGCATTGCATACCTTTTGGTTTAACCGAGCCCTATGATATCCAAATCCTTGACCATTATCTTAGCAGTTGTTTAAGTTTAATGCTAACCCCGATTATTTAGTGGCACGACATGTGGACCCCATTGACGGTAATCATTCAACAAATGTTCAACACATCACACTTGCGTAATGCGGTGGAGGCAAAATGCGCCGGATTTCCTATGGAAATCTTTCAGAGAAAAACGTTGTCGGTGCAACCAATTTCGTTGTTGGCTCCCCCATGACACCAATTtgcaaatctgccatggcacaaaaATGAGTTTCACTTCAAAAACTTTTGGAATCCATATCACTTCAGCTATAACTCCCAAAATGACGAGTTATTGATGTATCATGTTCATAAAAATGAGTAATTTTCAAAATAGTCATTAGTTTGCACTTTTGACACTTTAATTTCTTTCACTTGATTAAAATTGATTTCATCATTTAAAGCATGCATAAATCATAATTAATTCATTTTTAGTCAGAAAATTACAAACTTGATATCCCAATTGATTAGGGAAGTGCATAGAATCTAGTCATGGTCATGCATGTTTAACCACTTTTAATGTACTCCATGCTATTTACCCCTATTTTGACAATGCTTTCAGTGGTGCTCGATGCCTATTCATGGCATGGCCTGATTTTGTTTCCTGATATATATTCCCTTGGTTTACTTATCCCAGCATGCCTCGGTTGATTGATTTAGAATCCGTGTTCAATCTGACTTGCAGTAGTTTATCGTGCACATGGGTAGTTGAACCTGGTTCTAATTCATTATGTTATGCTTCTCGAGATAATTGTAGACGTTATGTAGTATAAAGGCAACGGTGAGAGGCCGTGCTTATGGGGATTGATGTTTTGTTCCACTAGAGTCACCCCTGGATTGGAGTTCTTTTTATTTCAAGCTAAGACTAGATGACCCATTGCATCCTTGCCGCAAAGACCAATTGCAGCCAAAAACTTAGGTGAACTATTTGAAGTTTTTTTTGTCCCAACCATATGCAAAACTAGAGATTATACCCGCGCATTGTGGCGGGAATATGTCTCAACTATTTCAGTGAGAATTGGGTGTATGGAACATTAGAATTTAGACTAACAATATGTGAACTGAAACTAAAATAAACTTTATTGCATTTGATTATTCTATAGTTGTAGAATATTTCTTGATATGAGTAGCATGCATAGTGCATGTTAATATGGGTGTTTTCCCTTGCATGGTGGCATGGCCAGGCGGCATagatgcatgttgagagaattgaaGTTATTGGAAATTGAATATGAGTAACATGCATAATGCATGTTAATATAAGTGTTTTCTCATGCATGTGGCATGACGAGgtggcatagttgcatgttgagaAATTTGAAGTTAGtgggatcaactatttaggtatatGGGATAGGATACGATGACCCTTTGTGCCCTTGGTGCAAAAACCAAATGTAACAGAGTAGCTAGGCAAACTATTTATTGTTTTTTCATTCCCATAGATAAGATCGAATTGAATATGATTGTAGGCGAAAAATGACCACCCTACCGATTTTTCAAGAAGATGCGCCGAGTACACTCGATCACGTTCGATAGACATGCCAGGTTTGGCCTACTCTGATTTGATTCATCCTTACTACTTTCTCACTCGATTTGTGGAGGGAATGAGGACGGATATCCGAGCAGTGGTACTTGTCCAGTGGCCACTCGACTTGGATACAATGTGCACCTTCGCCTTGCTGCAGGAGGAGGTGGCGAAGGGCACGTTCGGGTCTCTTCCCCGACCACCCGAACCGATCCAGCAGCCGGGCACGCCACTGCCGCTACCACCACCCCCGTCCCGGCCAGCGACTTCCGCGGGCACCACCGATTGTCGCGACACGGATGCCACGCACGCGGACTCAGCAAAACTGAAGACGCTACAAGAGTATCGCCGCGCCCGCGACCTCTGCTTCAAGTGTGGCGAGAGGTGGGGCCACAACCACGTGTGCCCCACCTCGGTCCAACTCCAAGTCGTCGAGGAACTCCTCGAACTTTTCGGCCTCGACAACACCATCGACATGCAACTGCCTCCGCCGGATGACACGGTGATGGCCATCTCCAAGTCTGCCATCTCGGGCGGGGTCTCTGCCAAGGCTTTTCAACTTTGCGCTTGGATACAAGGCCGGGAAGTGCTCATGCTAGTCGACTCTGGCAGCACGAAATCCTTCATCGACTCTGCGTTGGCAAACTAGTTGACATGCGCATAACCACTTCCGCGCGCTTATCGCGTGCGGGTCACCGACGGCAGAGAGATGCTCTGCTCTGTAGTTGTGCCCAGTTGTGTGTGGTGCTCCCAAGGGCACGAATTCATCACAGACCTGAAGGTGCTGCACTTGGGCGTGTATGACACCATCCTGGGTATGGAACTGGCTCGAAGCCCATAGTACGGTGACAGTGGACTGGCGCGCCAAGCACCTGGAATTCCAATCGCTGATCGGCACCGTCAGTCTGCAAGGGCACGAAGCCATGTCCTCGACCTGCTTCCTCATCAATAGCGTGCAACTTAAGGGATTGTGCAAGAACAATGCTATTACTCACGTGGTGCATCTCTATGTTATTACCAGCAACGAAGCCGAGGCCACACCACCTCCAGCTTGTTTGCAGCAAATTTTGGACGACTTTGTTGACGTGTTTGGAACACCGGAAGGGTTGCCGCCAAAAAGATCCTGTGATCACCACATTCCCCTGCTACCCGGCGCACAACCATTTAGCATCAGGCCCTACAGACACAAACCCGAGCATAAGGATGAAACTGAACGGCAAGTGGCCGATCTTCTCAAAGCAGGATTGATTCAGGCTAGCAATAGTCCCTTCTCATCCCCGACTATTctggtcaagaagaaggatggtacatgGCGCCTATGCATTGATTATCGGCACCTCAACGCGCTCATGTGCGTAGCCAAGTTTCCGATCTCGGTCATCGAGGAATTATTGGATGAGCTACAGGGCGCGCAGTGGTTCTCGAGACTTGACCTGCGcgcaggataccaccagattaggATTGCAGAAGGTGATGAGTCCAAGACGGCTTTCCAAACCCATTTTGGGCAGTTCGAGTACAAGGTTGTATCCTTTGGGCTGGCAGGGGGACCGAGTACTTTCAACGGCGCGATGCATACCACTCTCAAGCCTGTCAACAGAAAGTGTGTGATTCTCTTCTTTGATGACATCTTAGTCTTGAGTAAAACCTTGGAGCAGCACCAAGAGGGTCTCACGGAGGTGCTGACATTGCTGCGCAAGGATCAATGGAAAGTCAAGGCATCTAAGTGTGTGTTCGGCCAGCAACAGCTCTCCTATTTGGGGCATGTCATCAATCCACAAGGGGTAGCTACAGAGCCCAGTAAGATATGAGCCGTCGCGGATTGGCAATCCCCCACAAATGTCAAAGGTGTCCAGAGTTTTTTGGGACTCGCAGGCTACTATCGTCGATTTGTGCGCCACTTCGGCGTGATCACGCGACCCCTGTTCAATCTGTTGAAAAAAGGGACTCCATTCGTATGGTCTTCGGTCATAGAAACAACATTCCAAACCCTGAAGCAACACCTGATCACAACTCCAATTTTGGCACTTCCGGATTTCTCCAAACAGTTCATGGTCGAGACAGACGCCAGCGACAAGGGGGTTGGGGCAGTCCTCCAACAGGGGGGTCACCCAATTGCCTTCATGAGCAAGGCGCTCTGTCCGTGATATCAAGGGTTGTCTACTTATGAAAAGGAATATCTAGCTATCATCGTTGCTGTTGATCAATGGCGTCCGTACCTGCAACATGCCGAGTTCGTTATCTTCACAGATCAATGCAGCCTAGTCCACCTGGAGGAACAACGATTGACTACACCCTGGCAGCAAAAGGCCTTCACCAAGCTGTTGGGTTTGCGTTACTGCATCAAGTACAAAAAAGGAGTGGAAAATTCAGCGGCCAACGCACTGTCACGAGCAGAGTCGAAGGAGATGCTAGCTGCTGTCACTTCTTGTCAGCCAGCGTGGCTCGACGACATCATCACCAACTACCATTGGAATCCTCAAGCTCAACGTCTTTTGGAGCAGTTGGCTGTTCGGGACGATCCCAAGAAGAGATTCTCACTCCAGCAAGGAATTTTGCGCTTTCGCGACCGAATTTGGCTCGGGGGGTCCACAACACCACAACTTTGAATCATAACCGCCTTCCACAACAGTGCTTTGGGCGGTCACTCGGGATTCCCTGTGACATACAAGCGCATCTGTCATCTTTTTTCATGGCCCAAAATGAAAGCTCACATCAAGCACCACGTCGCATGCTGCCAAGTTTGCCAACAAGCCAAACCAGACTGTGCCACATCTCCAGGTCCGTTGGTACCACTCCCAATTCCTCAACAGCCATGGGATCTCATAACTATGGATTTTATCGTCGGCCTACCACAGTCCAGGAAGTTCAACTACATACTTGTGTTGGTGGATAAGAGGACTCACTTTGCTCACTTTGCTCCTCTCGCCCACCCCTACGCAGCAGCTAAAGTGGTGCAAGTCTACATGTCTCAGATCTACAAGTTGCATGGGTTTCCCGGAGCCATCATCTCGAATAGGGACCCAGTGTTTACCAGCCATTTTTGGCGTGAACTGTTCTGGTACGCAGGCACAGAGCTCAGAATGAGCACTGCCAACCACCCACAGACAGACGGTCAAACAGAATGGGTAAATAAATGCTTAGAAACCTTCCACCGTTGTTTCACTCAAGTTTGGCCTCGCCGCTGGAGTCTCTGGATCGCCCTGACACAATTTTGGTACAATACCTCCCCACACTCGGCAATTGGCATGTCGCCTTTCAAGACACTATATGGCCATGAGCCTCGGCATTGGGGCATCACCACACCGCCCAGTACCTCGGTGCCTTCTCTCCAAGCATGGATAGAAGAACGCCGAGTGGTGCAGGACCTGGTACAACAACACCTCAACAGGGCGCGACAGTGCATGAAGTCTCAGGCAGATAAAAAGAGATCGTTCCGAGAATTCCAAGTGGGCAATCAAGTCTTCCTCAAGCTGCAACCATAAATTCAAACCTCCGTTGCTCCACGGGCAAACCACAAGCTCTCTTTCAAGTTCTTCAGGCCGTTTCCTATCATCAAGAAAATCAACGAGGTGGCGTATGAACTCAAGTTACTAGCTACGGCATCGGTGcacctgttgagggagtcctggattaaggggtcctcggacagccagactatatactttggccggactgttggactatgaagatacaagattgaagacttcgtcccgtgtccggatgggactctcctttgcgtggaaggcaagcttggcaattcagatatgtagatctctttctctgtaaccgactctgtgtaaccctagcccctccggtgtctatataaactggagggtttagtccgtaggacaagaacaatcataatcataggctagcttctagggtttagcctctacgatctcgtggtagatcaactcttgtaatactcatatcatcaagatcaatcaagcaggaagtagggtattacctccatcgagagggcccaaacctgggtaaaacatcgtgtcccctgcctcctgttaccattagccttagacgcacagttcgggaccccctacccgagatccgccggttttgacaccaacgttggtgctttcattgagagttccactgtgccgtcgcgatagggcttgatggctcgccttgttgtcaagaacaacatcacctctggagggTCCCTGactataggccaaactctccggctgggcggtttcgtcatggccgcccgttcggcTGCCACGCCGActatgacttctcaggtcattaagaatagcctccacgtcagctcgtaATTCACCGAGTGGATGGATCCAATGGACCTCTCCttcctgaacgagctcttggatcgcatcgctaccctgggagtcactacggactatgatcggatcgggcttaaacccgaccaaagggagattaactctccgccggttacccatcagatagcggtagtggaggaacaaaacagcgattcttcctctattttgaggatgaa
This genomic window contains:
- the LOC123161204 gene encoding transmembrane ascorbate ferrireductase 2 isoform X2 gives rise to the protein MVAVPAVRFPMSGLVRLLGVAAAAVIVVWAVHFRGGMALSAEKDKLLIFNVHPVLMLIGLVVLNGEALLAYKTVPGTKKLKNLQWAAGFLTFWYPGGSRSDRASLLPWHVFLGVFLYVLAIATSVTGLLEKSIFMQSAKMIGRFSTEAMLMNSLGMMLILLGALVILAIFNPGAGKIDTYRGSSE
- the LOC123161204 gene encoding transmembrane ascorbate ferrireductase 2 isoform X1 — protein: MVAVPAVRFPMSGLVRLLGVAAAAVIVVWAVHFRGGMALSAEKDKLLIFNVHPVLMLIGLVVLNGEALLAYKTVPGTKKLKKLVHITLQFLAMFLSLVGLWAVWKFHDEKEIDHLYTLHSWLGLSCIIIFSLQWAAGFLTFWYPGGSRSDRASLLPWHVFLGVFLYVLAIATSVTGLLEKSIFMQSAKMIGRFSTEAMLMNSLGMMLILLGALVILAIFNPGAGKIDTYRGSSE